In the candidate division KSB1 bacterium genome, TCCAACCTGAATCCGCATGGGTAAAAAATGCAGAATACAACTGGTTACTTGTTCCACTCATTTGAGCATCCCAATTTTCACCTCCGTTTGTGGTCTTTAGGACGGTTCCATTTGCTCCCACCACCCAGCCAATATCTGCGTTGGAAAAATACACTGAATTTAAATGATCCGTCGTTCCACTTGTAACGGTGATCCAGTTTTCACCGCTGTTTAATGTTTTACGGATGGCGCCATTGATGCCAACTGCCCAGCCAACATCCGGATTATGGAAATAAACAGACCGTAAATTATTGGTTGTTCCACTTACCTGAGGTAGCCAATTCGTTCCTCCATCCGAAGTATTGAGCAAGATACCGTTTATTCCCACCGCCCAACCGGTAGAAGCGTCTGCGAAATAAACAGATTCTAAAACATTTGTTGGTCCAAATGTCTGGGAAGTCCATTCTTTCCCTTTATCGGTTGTCTTGAGAATCATGCCATTGATTCCAACCACCCAACCTGGTGAGGTATTGCTAAATTTTACAGATTGTAAGTTAACAGAGGGTTCAATGGTTCTAGACGACCAGTTTAACCCGCCATTTGTAGTCTTGATTATTGTACCCGAATTTCCAACTGCCCAACCTGTATCCACGTCTGCAAAATAGACAGCATTCAATTGCTGAGGTGTTCCACTACTTTGGTGTGTCCAATTCACCCCGCCATCGATTGTATTTATAATGATGCCAAAACTTCCAACGGCATAGCCTGTAGTATCATCGATGAAAAAGACGGAAACCAGGCTATTCCCGATTCCTGTGTTCTGAATATCCCAGTTTTCTCCACCATCTATAGTCTTAAGAACAGTTCCATTGAAACCGGTCACCCAGCCTTTATCCGCATCGACAAAAAAGATTGACTGTAAATCACTCGAAGTTCCGCCGGTTTGAAAATCCCAGTTTTCTCCACCGTCGATAGTCTTGAAAATTCGACCAAACCTACCAACCACCCAACCGACATTGCCATCGACGAAAAAAACCGAATTTAAGTCAAATCCAAAGCCGGAGTTCTTTGCAGTCCAGGTTATCCCACCATCCACGGTTTTTACAATTGCATCACCATTACCAACAGCCCAGCCGGTATCTACATCTGTAAAATAAATGGATTGTAAACGATTTGTTGTTCCACTATTTTGCAGGGTCCAACTCTGGCCGCCATCTCCTGTTTTAATGATGGCGCCATCGTTGCCGGCGGCAATTGCAGTATTTTCATCAAAGACGAATATATCCTGCAGGGAATTGCCCTGGGGTTTTGGATTTTGCCATTGCCAGTTGCCCTGGGCATACGCCATAACAAAATGGAAAAAAGGAAGGACGAGTAAAATTAGAAAGCGTTTCATATGTTTTCCTTTCTAAACAATTTTTTGACAGGATTAACAAGATATACTGGTTTTTTTTATCCTGATAATCCTGTTTATCCTGTCTAAATTTTACAGCCTTGAGCTGCGTTAAGAATAATTCAAATTAAATTACCGCCGGATGATTTTTCGTAACATTCAAAAGTCTTGGTTCAGACATTAACCCTTATTTTAACAAAACAAATTTCTTCGTTTGCACAAAACGATCCTTGCTACTCGAGTGGGATTGAATCTGGTAATAGTACACACCACTAGTCAATTCCGATGCATCTACAGTAACTAAATGCATACCCGCCTCTCGTTTTTCATGTAACAATGTCGTGACCTCACGGCCCTGGCTATCAAATATTTTAATAATTACTTCAGATGGATCCGGCAACGAGAATTGAATTGTCGTAACAGGATTAAAGGGATTAGGATAATTTTGCATTAACTGGTATGAGTTCGGTTTCTCAATTGAAACAACTGATGTAGCCAAAGAGTCAAATACACCTATCTCACTGATCTCACTTATATTATTGAATTCATCCCAGGATTTCATGGCAAAACGATAATCTTTTATATTGCCTGGAAGATCAAGGACCAAAGACTGCAATTGATTTCCGGCAGTCGGTAATGGTTCATTTTGGATATGTTCCATTTCCCAATAGGCTGTCCCGTCCGTATTATTTAAACTGTGTAGATCTTTGATTGGCCCCTCCTGGTCAGTATACTTAATTTGTAATCGCACCGCATCCTGGACATTGCGCCAATACAAACGAATATTTCCAGTTGATGAATCCCGGTTAAAATAAATATTCGTTATTTTTGCAGGTGGATCATGATCTGGCTTTTGGTTCTCCGTGGCGTAAGCCGCCACAGAGGCAAATCCCAATCCACCACCTTCCCAGTAAACATTGCTCGTATTGAGTAAAGTATTTAATACCTCTGGATCACCAAAGAATTCATAAAAGATCGATATACTCGGAAA is a window encoding:
- a CDS encoding T9SS type A sorting domain-containing protein codes for the protein MKRFLILLVLPFFHFVMAYAQGNWQWQNPKPQGNSLQDIFVFDENTAIAAGNDGAIIKTGDGGQSWTLQNSGTTNRLQSIYFTDVDTGWAVGNGDAIVKTVDGGITWTAKNSGFGFDLNSVFFVDGNVGWVVGRFGRIFKTIDGGENWDFQTGGTSSDLQSIFFVDADKGWVTGFNGTVLKTIDGGENWDIQNTGIGNSLVSVFFIDDTTGYAVGSFGIIINTIDGGVNWTHQSSGTPQQLNAVYFADVDTGWAVGNSGTIIKTTNGGLNWSSRTIEPSVNLQSVKFSNTSPGWVVGINGMILKTTDKGKEWTSQTFGPTNVLESVYFADASTGWAVGINGILLNTSDGGTNWLPQVSGTTNNLRSVYFHNPDVGWAVGINGAIRKTLNSGENWITVTSGTTDHLNSVYFSNADIGWVVGANGTVLKTTNGGENWDAQMSGTSNQLYSAFFTHADSGWTVGENGTILHTIDGGQQWSPQNSGSVEILRSVHFRDAKTGWVAGYNGTILKTTNGGSNWEFQNSGTALSLLALHFVNDMTGWVVGFGGTILKTSNGGEQWNAVSSGTSKKLSSVFFIDSSTGWVVGDGGTILKTSDAMTVVEENQSLNSSIPKQFELYQNYPNPFNPTTVIQFSLLERSEVSLKIYNLQGKEIISLLNEVRNAGTHNVVFDAIGLPTGIYFYRLHTGEFSIAKKFILVK